One Streptomyces hundungensis DNA segment encodes these proteins:
- a CDS encoding SGNH/GDSL hydrolase family protein, which translates to MADDSRSFSSGTFGSYTAIGDSFTEGVGDPGPDGTFVGWADRFAVLLGDQRPEGTFRYANLAVRGRLLDQIVEEQVPRAKELAPDLVSFCAGGNDIIRPGTDPDEVAERFERALADLKPAVGTVMVTTGFDTRGVTLLRHLRGKIATYNGHVRAIADRYGCPVLDLWSLKSIQDRRAWDNDRLHLSPEGHTRVALRAAQVLGLDVPADPDQPWPPLPPRNSLEVRRDDINWAREYLVPWIGRRLRGESSGDEVSPKRPDLLPL; encoded by the coding sequence GTGGCAGACGATTCGAGATCATTCAGCAGCGGCACGTTCGGGTCGTACACGGCCATCGGCGACAGCTTCACGGAGGGCGTCGGGGACCCCGGCCCGGACGGCACGTTCGTCGGCTGGGCGGACCGGTTCGCCGTGCTCCTCGGGGACCAGCGGCCGGAGGGCACCTTCCGGTACGCCAACCTCGCGGTCCGGGGCAGGCTCCTCGACCAGATCGTCGAGGAGCAGGTGCCCAGGGCCAAGGAGCTCGCTCCCGACCTGGTGAGCTTCTGTGCGGGCGGCAACGACATCATCCGGCCCGGTACCGACCCGGACGAGGTGGCCGAACGCTTCGAGCGGGCCCTCGCCGACCTGAAGCCCGCCGTCGGCACCGTCATGGTGACCACCGGCTTCGACACCCGGGGCGTCACCCTGCTCCGTCATCTGCGGGGCAAGATCGCGACGTACAACGGGCACGTGCGCGCCATCGCGGACCGCTACGGCTGCCCGGTGCTCGACCTCTGGTCGCTGAAGTCCATTCAGGACAGGCGGGCTTGGGACAACGACCGCCTGCACCTCTCCCCGGAGGGGCACACCCGGGTCGCGCTGCGCGCCGCCCAGGTGCTCGGGCTCGACGTCCCGGCCGACCCGGACCAGCCCTGGCCGCCCCTGCCGCCGCGCAACTCCCTGGAGGTGCGGCGCGACGACATCAACTGGGCGCGCGAATATCTGGTGCCGTGGATCGGACGGCGGCTGCGCGGCGAGTCCTCGGGCGACGAGGTCTCGCCCAAGCGTCCCGACCTGCTGCCGCTCTGA